In one Microbacterium invictum genomic region, the following are encoded:
- a CDS encoding DEAD/DEAH box helicase: MAVQITYDEALLAEIAARFDLREPNRLALERIVRAIEVADGTFTELVADLATGVGKTFLMSSLIDYLAAQGARHALVVTPGSVIQKKTLDNFDEASSKYVAGAEHVPVVITPDNFRAGSVAAALRDPSALKVFVFNVQQLIRPTDKVSRKVRDTDEYLGAALYEYLDEADDLFVIADEHHIYHEKAKAFSSAIRDLRPVALVGLTATPSPADLTKIVFQYTLGEAIADGHVKVPVIVYRKDGTKDERTQLADACQLLRAKQDAYAAYRAITSDAAAVRPVLFVVASSIEHAGEVGQLLAQPGFIGDPGAVLEITSQSSDEALTALAEVESEASPIRAIVSVNMLREGWDVRNIAVIVALRKLASQTLTEQILGRGLRLPFGARTGSPAVDQVDLVAHDSYKQLLAQKDVLAQRIQLPSSAVATDDQGAATPPVMPAIVSDGEGAVAETLGGEAPSPTGTLGTTISVPLPSASGTEDEAALDSIQIVETTEYQLKPTPQPMGRVDGAPQIVFPRRQSKLTYARFTLSDIPDGDALAAGARFITEVPTFLLRDALIGDRDGEAVKIKISPQEHAEAQQELTIIDTVREDLVTAIFRNPGVMQERAEKNAAKRLVRAFLKGAGVNDETTTVEWGELRRRQAVAGMANLISAAYAGRKREQQHELVAVELPIEPVLVEPDAKDAYNDVFVKHVQFAGWQRNVMPIATFDAGTTEWAIAHLLDREPSIEWWLRIYTNGPAFIPTPTDGNYFPDFIALDTTGTFWLIEGKSDKNSNDADVLRKKDAAVKWARSVRDDGQFGTWRYVFATESDIKSASGSWASLLIVTEPE, from the coding sequence ATGGCTGTGCAGATTACCTACGACGAGGCACTCCTGGCAGAGATCGCCGCACGCTTCGACCTACGTGAACCGAACCGCCTCGCACTTGAGAGGATCGTCCGCGCGATCGAAGTCGCCGACGGCACGTTCACGGAGCTTGTCGCGGACCTCGCGACCGGCGTGGGCAAGACATTCCTCATGTCGTCTCTCATCGACTACCTGGCCGCACAGGGCGCGCGCCACGCGCTCGTGGTGACACCGGGCAGCGTGATCCAAAAGAAGACGCTCGACAACTTCGACGAGGCGAGCTCGAAGTACGTCGCTGGTGCCGAGCACGTGCCGGTGGTGATCACGCCGGACAACTTCCGCGCCGGATCCGTGGCGGCCGCGCTGCGCGATCCCAGCGCGCTGAAGGTGTTTGTGTTCAACGTCCAGCAGCTGATCCGCCCGACGGACAAGGTGTCCCGGAAGGTGCGGGACACGGACGAGTACCTCGGCGCCGCGCTCTACGAATACCTGGACGAAGCCGACGACCTGTTCGTCATCGCCGACGAGCACCACATCTATCACGAGAAGGCGAAGGCATTTTCGAGCGCGATCCGTGACCTGCGCCCGGTCGCGCTCGTTGGTCTCACTGCGACACCGAGCCCTGCAGACCTCACCAAGATCGTGTTCCAGTACACGCTGGGCGAGGCGATCGCTGATGGGCACGTGAAGGTTCCGGTAATCGTGTACCGCAAGGACGGCACGAAAGACGAGCGCACGCAGCTCGCCGACGCCTGCCAGCTCCTGCGGGCGAAGCAGGACGCCTATGCGGCCTACCGAGCGATCACGAGCGACGCGGCCGCGGTTCGGCCGGTACTGTTCGTCGTAGCGAGCAGCATCGAGCACGCCGGCGAGGTGGGGCAGCTGCTCGCACAGCCTGGGTTCATCGGGGATCCGGGAGCGGTCCTAGAGATCACGTCACAGTCCTCCGACGAGGCGCTGACGGCCCTGGCCGAGGTCGAGTCTGAGGCTTCGCCTATCCGAGCTATCGTCAGCGTGAACATGCTTCGCGAGGGCTGGGACGTGCGCAACATCGCGGTGATCGTAGCGCTCCGGAAGCTTGCGTCGCAGACTCTCACCGAACAGATCCTCGGGCGCGGCCTGCGTCTCCCGTTCGGCGCGCGGACGGGATCGCCGGCGGTCGACCAGGTGGATCTGGTCGCTCATGACTCGTACAAGCAACTGCTTGCACAGAAGGACGTGCTCGCGCAACGCATCCAGCTGCCGTCGTCCGCGGTGGCGACAGATGACCAGGGCGCAGCGACTCCGCCGGTCATGCCCGCGATCGTCAGCGACGGCGAAGGAGCGGTAGCTGAGACTCTGGGCGGTGAGGCTCCTTCGCCGACTGGAACGCTTGGCACGACCATCTCGGTTCCGTTGCCCAGCGCTTCGGGTACCGAGGACGAAGCCGCTCTCGACAGTATCCAGATCGTGGAGACCACGGAGTATCAGCTCAAGCCGACTCCGCAGCCGATGGGCCGCGTCGACGGGGCGCCGCAGATAGTGTTCCCGCGGCGCCAATCCAAGCTCACGTACGCACGGTTCACGCTCTCCGACATTCCGGATGGGGACGCGCTGGCCGCGGGTGCCCGCTTCATCACCGAGGTTCCGACGTTCCTTCTCCGCGATGCGCTCATCGGTGATCGAGATGGCGAAGCGGTGAAAATAAAGATCTCTCCGCAGGAGCACGCTGAAGCGCAGCAGGAACTCACGATCATCGACACGGTGCGGGAAGACCTCGTGACGGCGATCTTCCGGAACCCCGGTGTCATGCAAGAACGAGCGGAGAAGAACGCCGCCAAGCGTCTCGTGAGGGCGTTCCTCAAGGGCGCGGGCGTGAACGACGAGACGACTACCGTGGAGTGGGGCGAGCTGCGCCGACGCCAGGCCGTCGCAGGCATGGCCAACCTTATCTCCGCCGCGTACGCGGGCCGGAAACGGGAGCAGCAGCACGAGCTCGTGGCCGTCGAGCTCCCGATCGAACCGGTCCTCGTCGAACCGGACGCGAAGGACGCGTACAACGACGTCTTCGTGAAGCACGTGCAATTCGCCGGCTGGCAGCGCAACGTCATGCCGATTGCGACGTTCGACGCCGGCACAACCGAATGGGCGATCGCGCACCTGCTGGACCGCGAGCCGTCGATCGAGTGGTGGCTACGGATCTACACCAACGGCCCTGCGTTCATCCCCACACCAACCGACGGCAACTACTTCCCCGACTTCATCGCCCTCGACACCACGGGGACGTTCTGGCTCATCGAAGGCAAGTCCGACAAGAACTCGAACGACGCCGACGTGCTTCGCAAGAAGGACGCCGCCGTGAAGTGGGCTCGCTCGGTGCGCGACGACGGCCAGTTCGGGACGTGGCGGTACGTGTTCGCGACGGAGAGCGACATCAAGTCGGCGTCGGGGTCGTGGGCGAGCCTGCTAATCGTGACGGAGCCCGAGTGA
- a CDS encoding site-specific DNA-methyltransferase, with protein MSAHRGRLELTWTNKHRSLISTGEGKYDYAFVDPADPRVQEVRLLHEVERISAPTPEERPDDLPAPTTDNLLITGDALHALDALAKTPELAAKYVGKVKLVYIDPPFNTGQAFDHYEDNIEHSIWLTMLRDRLLQTKPLLRMDGSVWVHLDHVESHRCRVILDEVFGSENFVAEVAWQKADSTRNDAKQLSVDHDTILVYRASAAWAPNRLPRTAESDARFSAPDEDPSPWFDDNPTAPGARTHQGMVYAIQHPITGELQYPARGRCWWTEQSQVLRFMSEYAPYELRDISDESTRAALCGVEEPEVRRGVRAVMLAVPLREARHVAQERYAQGSWPQIVLRSGGTGGLGRKSYIPNSGLVASTWWGNATVGHNREANAEIKALFPVLNAFATPKPERLLQRIIHVSTSPGDVVLDYFAGSGTTAAVAHKMGRRWVTSELLPSTVTLFTKARLTKVVRGEDVGGISAAVERTADAQLPDGMTPAEAQEFTRLLNKVSKSTPIDAAVLKSLRSATKTRDTRTTIWHGGGGFTHMVVGPSMYEMDDDGDVFLAPAATNGTWSKSVAAQLRFTLTPNHTVFCGVRGRQRLAVVDGVADEIVVKTVLESLGERERAVIVAKAVLPEAAQLLAEESPGSRIRKAPDDLFPKRTVK; from the coding sequence ATGAGTGCGCACCGTGGCCGCCTCGAGCTCACCTGGACGAACAAGCATCGGTCGCTCATCTCGACGGGCGAGGGGAAGTACGACTACGCATTCGTCGACCCCGCTGACCCGCGCGTGCAGGAGGTTCGTCTGCTTCACGAGGTCGAACGCATCTCAGCGCCGACGCCGGAGGAGCGGCCCGATGATCTGCCGGCACCGACCACGGACAACCTCCTTATCACCGGCGACGCGCTGCATGCACTCGACGCACTCGCGAAGACTCCCGAGCTCGCCGCGAAGTACGTCGGCAAGGTCAAGCTCGTTTACATCGATCCGCCATTTAACACCGGTCAGGCCTTCGATCACTACGAGGACAACATCGAGCACTCGATCTGGCTCACGATGCTCCGCGATCGGCTCCTGCAGACCAAGCCTTTGCTCCGCATGGATGGGTCCGTCTGGGTGCATCTCGATCACGTCGAGTCGCACCGTTGTCGCGTGATCCTCGACGAGGTGTTCGGTTCTGAGAACTTCGTCGCCGAAGTAGCGTGGCAGAAGGCGGACTCGACGCGCAATGATGCGAAGCAGTTATCCGTCGACCACGACACGATCCTCGTGTACCGGGCATCTGCCGCGTGGGCTCCGAATCGACTGCCGCGCACGGCCGAGTCTGACGCCCGGTTCTCCGCCCCTGACGAAGACCCATCGCCCTGGTTCGACGACAATCCCACGGCTCCCGGCGCGCGCACCCACCAGGGGATGGTCTACGCAATCCAGCACCCCATCACTGGCGAGCTGCAGTATCCCGCCCGCGGAAGGTGCTGGTGGACGGAGCAGAGCCAGGTCCTGCGGTTCATGAGCGAATACGCGCCCTACGAGCTGCGCGACATCAGTGACGAATCGACCCGCGCCGCCCTTTGCGGGGTAGAAGAGCCCGAAGTGCGGCGCGGGGTGCGTGCGGTAATGCTCGCCGTTCCCCTGCGCGAGGCAAGGCATGTCGCGCAGGAACGATACGCGCAGGGATCGTGGCCTCAGATCGTTCTCCGGTCCGGTGGGACAGGGGGGCTCGGGCGAAAGTCTTACATCCCCAACTCTGGGCTGGTGGCATCGACATGGTGGGGCAACGCCACAGTCGGGCACAACCGCGAGGCGAATGCCGAGATCAAGGCCCTGTTCCCCGTCCTCAACGCATTCGCGACACCCAAGCCAGAGAGGCTCCTGCAGCGCATCATCCACGTCTCGACGAGTCCCGGTGACGTCGTGCTCGACTACTTCGCGGGGTCTGGCACCACGGCGGCCGTCGCCCACAAGATGGGGCGCCGCTGGGTGACGTCAGAGCTCTTGCCAAGCACCGTGACCTTATTCACCAAGGCGCGACTGACGAAGGTCGTCCGCGGTGAGGACGTCGGGGGAATCTCGGCTGCGGTCGAGCGCACCGCGGATGCACAGCTTCCTGACGGCATGACCCCTGCAGAAGCGCAGGAGTTCACCCGCCTGCTGAACAAGGTGTCGAAGTCCACACCGATCGACGCAGCCGTGCTGAAATCCCTCCGGTCTGCGACGAAGACGCGCGACACGAGGACGACCATCTGGCACGGCGGTGGCGGCTTCACGCACATGGTCGTCGGACCCTCGATGTACGAGATGGACGACGACGGCGACGTCTTCCTGGCACCGGCCGCGACGAACGGAACGTGGTCGAAATCTGTCGCCGCGCAGTTGCGGTTCACGCTCACTCCTAACCACACGGTGTTCTGCGGCGTGCGTGGCCGGCAACGCCTCGCGGTGGTCGACGGGGTCGCGGATGAGATCGTTGTCAAGACAGTTCTGGAGAGCCTGGGGGAGCGGGAAAGAGCGGTGATCGTGGCCAAGGCCGTCCTGCCCGAAGCAGCTCAGCTCCTTGCGGAAGAGTCACCAGGCTCGAGGATCCGGAAGGCACCCGATGACCTGTTCCCGAAGCGGACGGTGAAGTGA
- a CDS encoding IS5 family transposase (programmed frameshift), with product MEPLMPTVTGRSRPWTDHRLAIEGMAWKYRTGAPWRDVPERFGKWNSIYKRFNRWAGDGTWQKLLTEVQKQADAAGEIDWVVSIDSTIARVHQHARPSPRTQGAVPNHKNPWSEPPDHGIGRSRGGLTTKLHLVCDGRGRPLSMMITAGNINDTTMMSAVLENIRVPRDGKGRPRTRPDRVLADKGYPSRANRAWLRDRRIAATIPERDDQIAHRRKKPGRPIAFGDKQKERYKGRNVVERCFNRLKQWRGIAMRSDKLARNYRAAVSLAAALIWIKTDLR from the exons ATGGAGCCGTTGATGCCGACGGTGACCGGTCGGTCGCGGCCGTGGACGGATCACCGGCTCGCTATCGAGGGGATGGCGTGGAAGTACCGGACCGGTGCGCCGTGGCGTGACGTTCCGGAACGGTTCGGGAAGTGGAACTCGATCTACAAGCGGTTCAACCGGTGGGCCGGGGACGGCACCTGGCAGAAGCTGCTCACCGAGGTGCAGAAGCAGGCCGACGCCGCTGGGGAAATCGACTGGGTCGTCTCGATCGACTCCACGATCGCGCGCGTGCATCAGCAC GCGCGACCCTCGCCCCGGACACAGGGGGCTGTGCCGAATCACAAGAATCCGTGGTCCGAGCCGCCTGATCACGGGATCGGACGCTCCCGCGGCGGGCTGACGACCAAACTGCACCTGGTCTGCGACGGCCGCGGCCGGCCGCTGAGCATGATGATCACCGCCGGGAACATCAACGACACCACGATGATGAGCGCGGTGCTGGAGAACATCCGCGTTCCCCGCGACGGGAAGGGCCGCCCCCGCACCCGCCCCGACCGGGTGCTCGCCGACAAGGGGTACCCCTCAAGGGCGAACCGCGCCTGGCTCCGCGACCGGAGGATCGCGGCGACCATCCCCGAGCGGGACGACCAGATCGCGCACCGCCGCAAGAAGCCGGGCCGGCCGATCGCTTTCGGCGACAAGCAGAAGGAACGCTACAAGGGACGCAACGTCGTAGAACGCTGCTTCAACCGTCTCAAGCAGTGGCGCGGCATCGCGATGCGCTCGGACAAACTCGCCCGCAACTACCGAGCCGCCGTCAGCCTCGCCGCGGCGCTGATCTGGATCAAGACCGATCTCCGCTGA
- a CDS encoding DsbA family protein yields MKTSVKATLISIAVVVVLIGAALIYVLINQSKAALPSSGNGSSSSQLVRQNSHILDGGGEGAVTVVEFLDFECEACGAFYPIVEDLREQFDGEITYVVRYFPLPGHFNSKNAAVAAEAAAQQDRFEDMYHRLFETQAEWGEAQESRADLFRGFAEELGLDMAAYDAAVADPATTERVEFDFEEGRALGVRSTPTFFIDGKLAELQEWDDLENAVQAAVSGGQ; encoded by the coding sequence ATGAAAACGTCAGTAAAGGCGACGTTGATCAGTATTGCCGTTGTGGTGGTGCTGATTGGGGCCGCGTTGATCTATGTCCTTATCAATCAGAGCAAAGCCGCTCTGCCCTCATCCGGGAACGGCTCCTCGTCGTCGCAGCTGGTGCGGCAGAACTCGCACATTCTCGATGGCGGAGGTGAGGGAGCGGTCACGGTGGTGGAGTTCCTGGATTTCGAATGCGAGGCATGTGGGGCGTTCTACCCGATTGTGGAGGATCTGCGGGAGCAATTCGACGGGGAGATCACGTATGTGGTCCGCTACTTCCCTCTTCCGGGTCATTTCAACTCAAAGAACGCCGCGGTAGCTGCGGAAGCGGCCGCGCAGCAGGACCGGTTCGAGGACATGTACCACCGGTTGTTTGAGACTCAGGCGGAGTGGGGCGAGGCGCAGGAGTCGCGTGCCGATTTGTTCCGCGGCTTCGCGGAAGAGCTCGGCCTGGACATGGCGGCCTATGACGCCGCGGTGGCGGACCCAGCGACGACCGAGCGTGTCGAGTTTGACTTCGAGGAGGGGCGCGCTCTGGGGGTAAGGAGCACACCTACGTTCTTCATCGACGGGAAACTCGCCGAGCTGCAGGAGTGGGATGACCTGGAGAATGCCGTCCAGGCTGCGGTGAGCGGTGGGCAGTGA
- a CDS encoding flavin-containing monooxygenase — protein sequence MIVVGAGQAGLAVAVALSAVGLRPQQDFVVIDAAPPGHRSWASRWHSMKLLSDARHSALPSRRLLGDQHRHPRADEMADYLTFVEAGFGVETVWGVRATRVEHRGDGSTLLLSTTAGEVQTRNVVCATGAHTHPRVPDWASGLTVPGIVMHSSEYLYPKEIPAGDVLIVGGGNSGVQLARELSASHTVTLSVRTPRQHRPERSYPAAAGESVSLLSRKRRPEPVFGDSYERLRRAGVTITPAVEAASGAVVTFADSTHFSPRSVILATGYDPGDRWLPQPPSSPRPRRTMTGLPGLFVAGMPQYGGRGSDTVAGVRRDATTIAQHIINRP from the coding sequence GTGATCGTCGTCGGCGCCGGGCAGGCCGGTCTCGCGGTCGCTGTGGCGCTGAGCGCTGTAGGTCTTCGACCGCAACAGGATTTCGTGGTGATCGACGCGGCCCCGCCTGGGCACCGTTCCTGGGCGTCGCGGTGGCATTCGATGAAGCTGCTCAGCGACGCCCGCCACAGCGCGCTGCCTTCCCGACGGCTGCTGGGTGATCAACACCGGCATCCGCGCGCGGATGAGATGGCTGACTATCTCACTTTCGTAGAAGCAGGCTTTGGTGTGGAGACGGTCTGGGGCGTCCGCGCGACCAGGGTGGAGCATCGGGGAGATGGCTCGACATTGTTGTTGTCGACGACAGCGGGTGAGGTGCAGACCCGCAACGTGGTCTGCGCGACCGGTGCGCACACTCACCCCCGGGTTCCCGATTGGGCGAGCGGGCTGACGGTGCCAGGGATAGTGATGCACAGCAGCGAGTACTTGTACCCAAAAGAGATCCCCGCTGGCGACGTGCTGATCGTCGGCGGCGGAAACAGCGGTGTGCAGCTGGCCCGCGAATTATCTGCCTCGCACACCGTCACGCTGTCCGTGCGCACTCCGCGGCAGCATCGGCCTGAGAGAAGCTACCCCGCCGCAGCAGGTGAAAGCGTGTCGCTGTTGTCGCGGAAGAGGCGACCCGAGCCTGTCTTTGGCGACAGCTACGAGCGGCTTCGCCGTGCGGGCGTTACGATCACCCCCGCAGTGGAAGCCGCTAGCGGCGCGGTAGTGACCTTCGCCGACAGCACCCACTTCTCCCCCCGATCGGTGATTCTCGCAACCGGCTACGACCCTGGTGATCGTTGGCTGCCGCAACCGCCCAGTTCTCCTCGGCCTCGGCGCACCATGACCGGTCTTCCCGGGTTGTTCGTGGCGGGGATGCCGCAGTACGGCGGTCGCGGGTCCGACACCGTGGCAGGGGTTCGGAGAGACGCGACGACGATCGCCCAGCACATCATCAACCGGCCCTGA
- a CDS encoding copper resistance protein CopC encodes MTSIPVAVRASRRRSPTPGVRRRSVLPGLAALLLTAGLLFAVAAPAAAHDEIVSSSPEPGSTITVVPEEISLTFSGEILTDFSAVIIEVVAADGQNLASGDPIIDGTTVTQAVRPGQTGVFTVRWRVVSSDGHPISNEYQYTVEAVAVPTSTPISEANEQQTPEPSATTPAATSAEVHNGPSGGGELLPVFAVVSGVIVVGGALIVVLMVARERRRRDRAAAAASSGQGGEVGDTGKDALADES; translated from the coding sequence ATGACCTCTATACCCGTTGCCGTCCGCGCATCCCGGCGCCGATCACCTACCCCCGGGGTCCGTCGACGCTCCGTTCTGCCCGGGCTGGCGGCGCTGCTGCTGACCGCCGGTCTGCTGTTCGCCGTTGCAGCTCCCGCGGCCGCGCACGATGAGATCGTCTCGTCCTCCCCGGAACCCGGTTCCACGATCACCGTGGTCCCGGAGGAGATCTCGCTGACCTTCAGCGGGGAGATTCTCACCGATTTCAGCGCGGTGATCATCGAGGTCGTCGCGGCAGACGGGCAGAACCTCGCGTCCGGAGACCCCATCATTGACGGGACCACCGTCACCCAGGCTGTGCGGCCGGGTCAGACTGGGGTCTTCACGGTGCGGTGGCGGGTCGTCTCCAGCGACGGGCACCCGATCAGCAATGAGTACCAGTACACCGTCGAAGCCGTCGCGGTGCCCACCAGTACCCCCATCTCCGAAGCGAACGAGCAACAGACACCCGAACCGTCTGCGACGACCCCGGCCGCGACCTCCGCAGAGGTTCACAACGGCCCCTCCGGAGGAGGGGAGCTTCTACCCGTCTTCGCGGTCGTGAGCGGTGTAATCGTTGTCGGCGGCGCTCTGATTGTCGTACTCATGGTGGCTCGAGAGCGCCGCCGACGCGACAGAGCAGCCGCAGCTGCTTCGTCCGGTCAAGGCGGCGAAGTGGGCGACACGGGGAAGGACGCTCTGGCCGATGAATCGTGA
- a CDS encoding signal peptidase II, with protein MVLVDQASKAAALSGLSLDERVPLLGDLLGLQLAFNPGAIFSLGAEFTGVRTLLGVGAVVVLIVAAARARTGWWAVGIGLILGGAVGNLIDRLFSPPGFGVGHVTDFLAYGTLFIGNLADVALGAGVIVLGLNLWIRHRRARAGTTNDGVTGGAAPAAGSAVSWS; from the coding sequence GTGGTTCTGGTTGATCAGGCGTCAAAAGCGGCCGCGCTCAGCGGGTTGAGCCTGGACGAGCGGGTCCCGCTGCTGGGAGATCTGCTCGGGCTGCAGCTCGCGTTCAACCCGGGCGCAATCTTCTCTCTCGGCGCCGAATTCACGGGGGTACGCACTCTCCTCGGCGTGGGCGCCGTAGTGGTGCTGATCGTCGCTGCGGCGCGGGCGCGGACGGGATGGTGGGCGGTGGGGATCGGGCTGATCCTGGGTGGCGCAGTCGGAAACCTGATCGACCGGCTGTTCTCCCCGCCCGGGTTCGGGGTCGGGCACGTCACCGACTTCCTCGCCTATGGGACCCTGTTCATCGGGAATCTCGCCGATGTCGCCCTCGGTGCTGGCGTGATCGTGCTCGGCCTGAACCTTTGGATCCGCCACCGGCGCGCCCGCGCGGGCACAACGAATGACGGGGTGACCGGCGGGGCGGCGCCGGCGGCGGGATCGGCGGTGAGCTGGTCATGA
- a CDS encoding DUF6804 family protein, with the protein MMAKQRTASVYQRNAFAPGLLAAAVLFFAPGLMGGDWFTVVLFVAAIFAVIVGWFAIQARQWWWVPVFAAIVVIWNPVFPLPFTGPVWTAAQPVAAVVFLMAGALIKVKRP; encoded by the coding sequence ATGATGGCTAAGCAGCGCACCGCGTCCGTGTATCAGCGGAACGCGTTCGCTCCGGGGCTGCTCGCCGCCGCGGTGCTGTTCTTCGCACCGGGGCTTATGGGCGGGGACTGGTTCACGGTGGTGCTGTTCGTCGCCGCGATCTTCGCGGTCATCGTCGGTTGGTTCGCGATTCAGGCGCGGCAGTGGTGGTGGGTGCCGGTGTTCGCCGCGATTGTGGTGATCTGGAACCCGGTGTTCCCGTTGCCGTTCACCGGTCCGGTGTGGACCGCCGCGCAACCGGTCGCCGCAGTCGTGTTCCTGATGGCCGGTGCACTGATTAAGGTCAAGCGACCATGA
- a CDS encoding TlpA disulfide reductase family protein, with protein MNHRALKAVASVLLVAVLLAGCGSSDSLAQQYRNGNEKGFIAGDFQVIEIPETDRGEPVEFEGVTETGETVSGDDYRGGVLVVNFWYAACGPCIVEAPLLEEVWQKYQEQGVGFLGVNTYDQPATALSFARDNNVTYPSVIDVNDGRVKLAFAQVTPIQATPTTLVIDQEGRVAARIIGQLASASILSTLVADTLAEDTP; from the coding sequence ATGAACCACCGCGCTCTGAAGGCAGTCGCCTCGGTCCTGCTTGTTGCCGTGCTGCTTGCTGGGTGCGGATCTAGCGACTCGCTCGCGCAGCAGTACCGGAACGGAAACGAGAAGGGCTTTATCGCCGGCGATTTTCAGGTCATAGAGATCCCGGAAACCGACCGCGGAGAACCGGTCGAGTTCGAGGGCGTCACCGAGACCGGGGAGACGGTGTCCGGTGACGACTACCGGGGCGGGGTGTTGGTGGTGAACTTCTGGTACGCCGCCTGCGGGCCGTGCATCGTCGAGGCGCCTCTGCTCGAAGAGGTCTGGCAGAAGTACCAGGAGCAGGGTGTCGGGTTCCTCGGGGTCAACACCTACGATCAGCCCGCGACCGCGTTGTCTTTCGCCCGCGACAACAACGTCACCTACCCGAGCGTGATCGACGTGAACGACGGGCGGGTGAAACTCGCCTTCGCGCAGGTCACCCCAATTCAGGCCACCCCCACCACCCTGGTCATCGACCAGGAAGGGCGGGTCGCGGCGCGGATCATCGGTCAGTTGGCCAGCGCGTCGATCCTGTCCACTCTGGTTGCCGACACCCTCGCCGAGGACACCCCGTGA
- a CDS encoding cytochrome c biogenesis CcdA family protein encodes MNPGAVIVDGALWAAIPVAILAGLVSFVSPCVLPLVPGYLGYLGSTTTTTTSPSVNGARTATAERARLLLGVTLFIAGFTVVFVAVTILGGTFGYLLLQYAGILTRVFGIIIIALGLVFLGFFGIAQRTLRPRAQGRAGLIGAPLLGFALGVGWTPCIGPTLAAIISMSWNLGDPARAGLLGLAYSLGLGIPFLILAAGWGWASRSVTFLRRHIRALNIIGGAMLIALGLLMVTGLWTALMSQLQQVVINVPLPL; translated from the coding sequence GTGAACCCGGGAGCGGTCATCGTCGACGGCGCCCTGTGGGCCGCGATCCCGGTCGCGATCCTCGCCGGGCTGGTCTCCTTCGTGTCCCCGTGCGTTCTCCCACTGGTGCCCGGTTACCTCGGTTACCTCGGCAGCACCACCACCACGACAACATCCCCCTCCGTGAACGGCGCGCGCACCGCCACTGCGGAGCGCGCCCGGCTGCTGCTGGGCGTGACGCTATTCATCGCCGGGTTCACGGTCGTCTTCGTCGCCGTAACGATCCTCGGGGGCACCTTCGGATACCTGCTGCTGCAGTACGCGGGCATCCTCACCCGTGTGTTCGGAATAATCATCATCGCCCTGGGGCTCGTGTTCCTCGGTTTCTTCGGCATCGCGCAGCGCACCCTCCGCCCGCGCGCCCAGGGCAGGGCCGGGCTGATCGGCGCGCCGCTTCTGGGGTTCGCGCTCGGCGTCGGCTGGACTCCGTGTATCGGCCCGACGCTCGCGGCGATCATCTCGATGTCGTGGAACCTCGGCGACCCCGCCCGCGCCGGCCTGCTCGGGCTGGCGTACTCGCTGGGCCTGGGCATCCCGTTCCTGATCCTCGCGGCCGGGTGGGGCTGGGCGTCCCGATCGGTCACGTTCCTGCGCCGCCACATCCGGGCGCTGAACATCATCGGCGGGGCCATGCTCATCGCCCTCGGCCTGCTGATGGTCACGGGACTGTGGACGGCGCTGATGTCGCAGCTGCAACAGGTGGTGATCAATGTCCCCCTCCCGCTCTAA